From Nicotiana tabacum cultivar K326 chromosome 22, ASM71507v2, whole genome shotgun sequence, one genomic window encodes:
- the LOC107765740 gene encoding alcohol dehydrogenase-like 6, translating into MSLTDSVQHKQPGVITCKAAVAWGPGEAMVIEEVELSPPQPMEIRVKVVSTSLCRSDVTAWLSQAQASIYPRIFGHEASGIVESVGQGVTEFVEGDHVLTLFTGECMRCRHCTSGKSNICQVLGLERKGVMHSDQKTRFSIKGKPVYHYCAVSSFSEYTVVHSGCAVKVSSNAPLDKICLLSCGAAAGLGAAWKVANISEGSKVVIFGLGTVGLSVAQGAKMRGASQIIGVDTMQEKYEKAKAFGVTDFLNPNDTDEPIPQVIKRITDGGADYSFECIGDTGMITTALQSCCDGWGLTVTLGVPKLKPEVTAHYGLLLTGRTLTGSLFGGWKPKSEIPSLVEMYLRKEIEIDDLITHNLPFEEINKAFDLMKSGTCLRCVIHMPI; encoded by the exons ATGTCCCTTACTGATTCAGTGCAGCACAAACAGCCTGGTGTCATCACCTGCAAAG CTGCTGTGGCATGGGGACCAGGAGAAGCAATGGTAATAGAGGAGGTGGAATTGAGTCCACCTCAGCCTATGGAGATTCGTGTTAAGGTTGTCTCTACTTCTCTCTGTCGCAGTGATGTCACTGCTTGGTTGTCACAG GCTCAGGCTTCTATTTATCCTAGGATATTTGGTCATGAAGCATCAGG GATTGTTGAGAGTGTTGGGCAAGGAGTGACTGAATTTGTAGAAGGAGACCATGTGCTAACCTTATTTACTGGGGAATGCATGAGATGCAGACATTGTACCTCAGGCAAAAGCAACATTTGCCAAGTTCTTGGATTGGAACGAAAAGGTGTTATGCACAGTGATCAGAAGACGCGGTTCTCTATAAAAGGGAAGCCGGTTTATCATTATTGTGCAGTTTCAAGTTTTAGTGAATATACGGTTGTACACTCTGGTTGTGCGGTCAAGGTTAGTTCAAATGCGCCTTTGGATAAAATCTGCCTCCTCAGTTGTGGAGCGGCAGCAG GTCTAGGTGCTGCTTGGAAGGTTGCAAATATCTCGGAAGGATCAAAAGTGGTCATTTTTGGTCTTGGGACTGTAGGCCTTTCT GTTGCACAAGGTGCTAAAATGAGGGGAGCATCTCAAATTATTGGTGTAGacacaatgcaagagaaataCGAAAAAG CAAAGGCTTTTGGAGTGACCGATTTTTTGAACCCAAATGATACTGATGAACCCATCCCACAG GTTATAAAACGCATAACTGATGGAGGTGCAGACTATTCATTTGAGTGTATAGGAGATACAGGAATGATTACCACTGCATTGCAATCATGTTGTGAT GGATGGGGTTTGACCGTCACACTTGGAGTACCCAAGCTGAAGCCAGAGGTAACAGCTCATTATGGACTTCTTCTTACCGGTAGAACATTGACAGGATCTCTATTTGGAGGATGGAAACCGAAGTCTGAAATTCCTTCATTAGTTGAGATGTACCTAAGGAAG GAAATTGAGATAGATGACTTGATCACACATAACCTGCCATTTGAGGAGATAAACAAAGCTTTTGATCTGATGAAAAGTGGGACTTGTTTGCGCTGCGTCATACATATGCCAATATAG